From the genome of Streptomyces sp. NBC_01317, one region includes:
- a CDS encoding LLM class flavin-dependent oxidoreductase: MSAIRPLHLAAEIGGPPRYDAADYVTLARLAERGALDFVTLQDSFTRPGLDALAVLSRVAPATERIGLVATVTTTHTEPFHVSSAVATLDWVSGGRAGWVVDVSTTPAQARLFGRRHAAPAEALWREAGEVAEVAARLWDSWEDDAEIRDTSTGRYIDRAKLHHVDFEGSTFTVRGPAIVPRPPQGHPVTVVDAAGEHSEDIAARHADVVLVRATRPEEAAGIRERLRARAAAHGRRPDALRVLAALTVDLGDGERPAEPGLESAPRTTGGAGGPYYRGGPVDLAELIAAWHRGGAVDGFHVAPAEPARDLERLVNGTVALLQHRSRFRTFYPGGTLREHLGLTRPANRYTHAGGAS, from the coding sequence TTGTCCGCCATCCGACCCCTGCATCTCGCCGCCGAGATCGGCGGTCCGCCGCGGTACGACGCCGCCGACTACGTCACCCTCGCCCGGCTCGCCGAGCGGGGCGCCCTCGACTTCGTCACCCTCCAGGACTCGTTCACCCGGCCGGGTCTCGACGCGCTCGCCGTGCTGTCCCGGGTCGCCCCGGCCACCGAGCGGATCGGGCTGGTCGCGACGGTCACCACCACCCACACCGAGCCGTTCCACGTCTCCTCCGCCGTGGCCACCCTGGACTGGGTGAGCGGCGGCCGGGCCGGCTGGGTGGTCGACGTGTCGACCACCCCCGCGCAGGCCCGGCTCTTCGGCCGCCGCCACGCGGCGCCCGCCGAGGCCCTGTGGCGGGAGGCGGGCGAGGTCGCCGAGGTGGCGGCGCGGCTGTGGGACAGTTGGGAGGACGACGCCGAGATCCGCGACACGTCGACAGGGCGCTACATCGACCGCGCCAAGCTCCACCATGTCGACTTCGAGGGCAGCACGTTCACGGTCCGCGGCCCGGCGATCGTGCCGAGGCCCCCGCAGGGCCACCCCGTCACCGTCGTGGACGCGGCCGGCGAGCACAGCGAGGACATCGCCGCGCGCCACGCGGACGTCGTCCTCGTCAGGGCCACCCGCCCGGAGGAGGCGGCGGGGATCCGCGAGCGGCTCCGCGCCCGCGCCGCCGCCCACGGCCGGCGGCCCGACGCCCTGCGGGTGCTCGCGGCGCTCACGGTCGACCTCGGCGACGGCGAACGCCCGGCGGAACCAGGGCTGGAGAGCGCGCCCCGTACCACCGGCGGCGCCGGCGGCCCGTACTACCGGGGCGGCCCCGTCGACCTCGCCGAACTGATCGCCGCCTGGCACCGGGGCGGCGCCGTGGACGGCTTCCACGTCGCGCCCGCCGAGCCGGCCCGCGACCTGGAACGGCTGGTCAACGGTACGGTCGCGCTGCTCCAGCACCGCAGCCGGTTCCGCACCTTCTACCCGGGCGGCACGCTGCGCGAGCACCTGGGCCTGACCCGGCCCGCCAACCGGTACACCCACGCCGGGGGAGCCTCATGA
- a CDS encoding FXSXX-COOH protein has product MTFQTSVTFAPAKKNRVPLAEIDVRDTEVAKKLNRVLPMPTGRVARVSSFNSAL; this is encoded by the coding sequence GTGACCTTTCAGACCTCTGTCACCTTCGCTCCTGCGAAGAAGAACCGAGTCCCCCTCGCGGAGATCGACGTACGCGACACCGAGGTCGCCAAGAAGCTCAACCGGGTACTGCCCATGCCCACCGGCCGTGTCGCGCGCGTTTCGAGCTTCAACTCCGCCCTCTAG
- a CDS encoding DUF4231 domain-containing protein: MVFRNADLPVLFHYADAIAITRQRQAVNANRSQLVLLVLAAALAALPWEGKLGGTFQLVGAFSALAYAGVLLFTLRSAGHRAKSHWQLNRSAAEFIKSMSWRYAVHGAPFDSGAEDPAGLFTTRMEAGLRELKKVGWEDPRDGDGTPAGADRLITPPMQMLRDKAFSARKETYVRDRLIEQRNWYHRRTVISRHATTLWGVSITLITLLALFLAVLRTFSVTGSSAVLGLLSASAAACLAWSEIRRHQPLISAHSLVEDDLAAMHTAMATMVTEAQWANAVYETERIVSPQHTDWLVRHRS, encoded by the coding sequence ATGGTCTTCCGAAACGCTGATCTGCCGGTTCTCTTCCACTACGCGGACGCGATCGCCATCACGCGCCAGCGGCAGGCGGTCAACGCCAACCGCAGCCAGCTGGTGCTGCTGGTCCTGGCCGCCGCGCTGGCCGCGCTGCCGTGGGAGGGGAAGCTCGGGGGTACGTTCCAACTCGTGGGCGCGTTCAGCGCGTTGGCGTACGCGGGCGTACTCCTGTTCACCCTCAGGTCCGCCGGGCACCGAGCAAAGTCGCATTGGCAACTCAACCGCTCCGCCGCCGAGTTCATCAAGTCGATGTCCTGGCGGTACGCGGTGCACGGGGCCCCCTTCGATTCCGGGGCCGAGGACCCGGCGGGACTCTTCACCACCCGGATGGAGGCGGGTCTGAGGGAGCTCAAGAAAGTGGGCTGGGAGGATCCGCGCGATGGGGACGGGACCCCGGCGGGAGCGGACCGACTCATCACTCCTCCCATGCAGATGCTGCGCGACAAGGCGTTCAGCGCCCGCAAGGAGACCTACGTCAGGGACCGGCTCATCGAGCAGCGCAACTGGTACCACCGGCGCACGGTGATCTCCCGTCACGCCACCACGCTCTGGGGGGTGAGCATCACCCTCATCACCCTGCTGGCGCTCTTCCTGGCCGTTCTGCGTACGTTCTCCGTCACCGGATCGTCCGCCGTGCTGGGGCTGTTGTCGGCGTCCGCGGCGGCCTGTCTGGCGTGGAGCGAGATCCGGCGCCATCAACCGCTCATCTCCGCGCACTCGTTGGTGGAGGACGATCTGGCGGCGATGCACACGGCGATGGCGACGATGGTCACCGAGGCGCAGTGGGCGAACGCCGTGTACGAGACCGAGCGGATCGTCTCGCCCCAGCACACGGACTGGCTGGTACGGCACCGGAGTTGA
- a CDS encoding DUF1684 domain-containing protein, whose translation MTTDTSGAPGTATDTDPAQEWKRWHEQRVFAVSAPYGPLSLTGTHWLTDFPEGRLPAVPGVWRADGDEVVLTAGDGDGLTADGAPLTGEIRLTADTGAFEDSRIAAGSRRLVVLRREGLWAVRDFDPGSPARRSFLGIEAAPYDSDWALTGRFRPYESRTILLPNADGRERDFTLGGEISFTVDGTDHTFQAAVEPDGSLWVVFADTTSGTDSFRFRFLRPPAPDADGTVSVDLNRAVLPPCAFADHFLCPFPPPGNRLPIAVPAGERRLVTG comes from the coding sequence ATGACCACCGACACGTCCGGCGCACCCGGCACAGCGACCGACACCGACCCGGCCCAGGAGTGGAAGCGCTGGCACGAACAGCGGGTCTTCGCCGTCTCCGCGCCGTACGGCCCGCTCTCCCTCACCGGCACCCACTGGCTCACCGACTTCCCCGAGGGCCGCCTGCCCGCCGTACCGGGCGTGTGGCGCGCGGACGGCGACGAGGTGGTGCTCACCGCCGGGGACGGCGACGGGCTCACCGCCGACGGCGCACCGCTGACCGGTGAGATCCGGCTGACGGCCGACACCGGGGCGTTCGAGGACAGCAGGATCGCGGCCGGATCGCGCCGGCTGGTCGTGCTGCGCCGCGAAGGCCTGTGGGCCGTACGCGACTTCGACCCGGGATCGCCGGCCCGGCGGTCGTTCCTGGGCATCGAGGCGGCCCCGTACGACAGCGACTGGGCGCTGACCGGGCGTTTCCGGCCGTACGAGAGCCGTACGATCCTGCTCCCGAACGCGGACGGGCGCGAGCGGGACTTCACCCTCGGCGGGGAGATCTCCTTCACGGTGGACGGTACGGACCACACCTTCCAGGCCGCCGTGGAGCCCGACGGCTCCCTCTGGGTGGTCTTCGCCGACACGACCAGCGGGACGGACAGCTTCCGGTTCCGCTTCCTGCGGCCGCCGGCCCCGGACGCGGACGGCACGGTGAGCGTCGACCTCAACCGGGCGGTGCTGCCGCCCTGCGCCTTCGCGGACCACTTCCTCTGCCCGTTCCCGCCGCCAGGCAACCGGCTCCCGATCGCGGTCCCGGCCGGCGAACGGCGGCTCGTGACCGGCTGA
- a CDS encoding NtaA/DmoA family FMN-dependent monooxygenase (This protein belongs to a clade of FMN-dependent monooxygenases, within a broader family of flavin-dependent oxidoreductases, the luciferase-like monooxygenase (LMM) family, some of whose members use coenzyme F420 rather than FMN.), which produces MTTDTPTDTPTATSGRRTLHLAAHFPGVNSTTVWADPRAKSQIAFASFERLARTAERGLFDFFFLAEGLRLREHRGLIHDLDVVGRPESITVLNALAAVTDRLGLAATVNATFNEPFELARRLATLDRLSEGRAAWNVVTSSDAFTGENFRRGGYLDRADRYTRAAEFVATARELWDSWTPAAPGAPYGVPRPFVHTGQHFEIEGEFTVPRSPQGHPVVIQAGDSEEGREFAASAADVVFSRHSTLEAGRAFYADTKARLARYGRRPGDLKIMPGVTYVLGDTDAEAQERAAEIRRQQVSPQNALLAAERVWGRDLSAYDPEGPLPDLDPDPTAVIAQGRVTDGDPLAVAARWRALSEAKGLSLRGTVIETTARQSFIGTPRTVAEALDTFVQQEAADGFILIPHLTPGGLDDFVDRVVPLLQERGVFRTEYAGTTLRSHLGLPHPVWKG; this is translated from the coding sequence ATGACCACCGACACCCCCACCGACACCCCCACCGCCACTTCCGGCCGCAGGACCCTCCACCTCGCCGCCCACTTCCCCGGCGTCAACAGCACCACCGTCTGGGCCGACCCCCGCGCCAAGTCGCAGATCGCGTTCGCGTCCTTCGAGCGGCTGGCCCGTACCGCCGAGCGCGGCCTCTTCGACTTCTTCTTCCTCGCCGAGGGGCTGCGGCTGCGCGAGCACAGAGGACTGATCCACGACCTGGACGTCGTCGGCCGGCCGGAATCGATCACCGTGCTCAACGCCCTCGCCGCCGTCACCGACCGGCTCGGCCTCGCCGCCACCGTGAACGCCACCTTCAACGAGCCGTTCGAACTGGCCCGCAGGCTCGCCACCCTCGACCGCCTCAGCGAGGGCCGCGCCGCCTGGAACGTGGTGACCTCCTCCGACGCCTTCACCGGGGAGAACTTCCGGCGCGGCGGCTACCTCGACCGCGCCGACCGCTACACCAGGGCCGCCGAGTTCGTCGCCACCGCCCGTGAACTCTGGGACTCCTGGACCCCGGCCGCACCCGGCGCCCCGTACGGCGTCCCGCGCCCCTTCGTCCACACGGGCCAACACTTCGAGATCGAGGGCGAGTTCACCGTCCCGCGCTCCCCGCAGGGCCACCCCGTCGTCATCCAGGCCGGTGACTCCGAGGAGGGCAGGGAGTTCGCCGCCTCGGCCGCCGACGTCGTCTTCAGCCGCCACAGCACCCTGGAGGCGGGCCGGGCCTTCTACGCCGACACCAAGGCCCGGCTGGCGCGGTACGGCAGACGGCCCGGCGACCTGAAGATCATGCCCGGCGTGACCTACGTCCTCGGCGACACCGACGCCGAGGCCCAGGAGCGCGCAGCCGAGATCCGACGGCAACAGGTCTCCCCGCAGAACGCCCTCCTCGCCGCGGAACGCGTCTGGGGCCGCGACCTCTCCGCGTACGACCCCGAAGGCCCGCTCCCGGACCTCGACCCCGACCCCACCGCCGTCATCGCCCAGGGCCGGGTGACGGACGGCGACCCGCTCGCGGTCGCCGCGCGCTGGCGCGCCCTGTCCGAGGCCAAGGGGCTGTCCCTCCGGGGCACGGTCATCGAGACCACCGCCAGGCAGTCCTTCATCGGCACCCCCCGGACCGTCGCCGAGGCGCTCGACACCTTCGTCCAGCAGGAGGCGGCGGACGGCTTCATCCTCATTCCCCATCTCACCCCGGGCGGCCTGGACGACTTCGTCGACCGGGTCGTACCGCTGCTCCAGGAACGCGGTGTCTTCCGTACGGAGTACGCGGGGACCACGTTGCGGTCCCACCTGGGGCTTCCCCACCCCGTCTGGAAAGGCTGA
- a CDS encoding S1 family peptidase: MRIKRTNPPGSRARRTRLSAVTAGLAAAVALAIPGAGASAQDRAAAFGAQQLTAAHDAVLTADVAGTAWYTDRANGELVVTADSTVSATEIASIRRAAGANAGALRIERTPGTLSRFISGGDAVYAPGWRCSVGFNVRSGTTYYFLTAGHCTEGYPPWYADPAHTISIGPTVGSSFPGNDYGLVRYDNPAVTHPGTVGSVDITGAANATVGMSVTRLGSTTGTHSGTVTGLNATVNYGGGDIVSGLIRTNVCAEPGDSGGPLHSAGRAIGLTSGGSGNCASGGTTYFQPVTEALSAYGVSVY; encoded by the coding sequence GTGAGGATCAAGCGCACCAACCCCCCAGGCTCAAGGGCGAGAAGGACCCGGCTGTCGGCCGTCACCGCCGGACTGGCAGCCGCCGTGGCACTCGCGATACCGGGCGCCGGAGCGAGCGCCCAGGACCGGGCCGCCGCCTTCGGCGCCCAGCAGCTCACCGCCGCGCACGACGCCGTCCTCACCGCCGACGTGGCGGGCACCGCCTGGTACACGGACCGGGCCAACGGCGAACTGGTCGTCACGGCCGACAGCACGGTCTCCGCGACCGAGATCGCCTCGATCCGGCGGGCGGCCGGGGCCAACGCCGGCGCGCTGCGCATCGAACGCACCCCGGGCACGCTCTCCCGCTTCATATCCGGCGGCGACGCCGTCTACGCCCCCGGCTGGCGCTGCTCCGTGGGATTCAACGTCCGCAGCGGCACCACCTACTACTTCCTGACGGCCGGCCACTGCACGGAGGGCTACCCGCCCTGGTACGCGGACCCGGCGCACACCATCAGCATCGGCCCCACGGTGGGCTCCAGCTTCCCGGGCAACGACTACGGCCTTGTCCGGTACGACAACCCCGCCGTGACCCACCCGGGCACGGTCGGCAGCGTCGACATCACCGGCGCCGCCAACGCCACGGTCGGCATGTCCGTCACCCGCCTCGGCTCCACCACCGGCACCCACAGCGGCACGGTCACCGGCCTGAACGCCACGGTCAACTACGGGGGAGGCGACATCGTCTCCGGCCTGATCCGTACCAACGTCTGCGCGGAACCGGGCGACAGCGGCGGCCCGCTCCACTCGGCCGGCCGCGCCATCGGCCTGACGTCGGGCGGCAGCGGCAACTGCGCCTCCGGCGGTACCACGTACTTCCAGCCGGTCACGGAGGCGCTGAGCGCCTACGGCGTCAGCGTCTACTGA